The window AAAGCTCTAAGCATTTTTGTACATAAAAAATTGGAATTGACTTGAACTTAGTGCAAATTATAAACATCTCGAtcatcttataaatattttaacttgtcCAATTGCtcatctaaatatatttttccattttgtttagaaaattgtgttgcaataaaaacaaaaccaaaagaacatgTTTGTAGAAAGGGAACATATAGTCTTGTAACAACGTAGGAAGTGAGGTATATGCCATGGACACTGGTTTGCTAACCAGATTTCCAGCTGTGGGAATGGCTATATAGCTTGTAACTAAATATCCCTATACGGGAATCAGATGAAGGGAACTGTCTTGTCAATATTTTGGTACTCGGAGGAGAACTAGCATTCAGTGCCTGGTTGGAGTGGGAGAACATTGAAAGGACTGAGCCACTTGCTTCTAATTTATATAGCTCTGGAAGGATCATCCCATCTCCAGGGCTCTAATAGGATTGTCTGAGGGCACAGTTGTGACTGCTCTGTAGTTTGATTTCCTCCTCACCCAATCCTGCTCCCTTCAAGGGTTGTTCTGCAGGACATGCCATAATTAAACCACCTAAACACAAATCTCATTCTCAGAATCTGTTTTTGAGTGACCCAACCCAAGGTGGATAAGGGTTAGATCCCTGAGAGACTAGTATAACTAGTATAACTATGTTCTGGCATTCCTTAAAACTCCTTGATGTTTAAGGCTGGTGTCCAACATTCTATGCAATAAATATTGAGACTATGAGATACATCAGAGTGACATATCATAAAGATGGGAGAAGCTATGTTAAAGCAACAATCCATAAACTTTTTTTATccaaatcacctggagagcttgatCAACCTCAAGTTGTAGGAATTGACTCCAGAATTTCAGATTCAAATGACCTGTGGTGGGAGccaaaatttacatttctaacaagttctcaggtgatggtTAATGCTGACATTTtggagaccacactttgaaaaacacttCTTTAGAGAGACAGCCATTAGTGGTTTATTAGAGGAAAGCAGAATATAGGTTTGATATTTGCATGACAAATATTTACTTGCCAAACCCAAATACACTGGATGTGATAATGAGAGAGTCCTATCTGAATATAAACACAGCACCAATTTAACAAACTGTTGTGTTATATTTGAATAGCAAACTCTaaacacagataaggaaattaaatgaaaaaaatgtgtcataATGATATTTTAGATATTGAGTCACCATTAAACTGGATAATATATCACAGAAGTAGGAAGAGTCCATTAGAAGTACAAAGTCGAGACCAAAAGCATGCTGTAGCTCAGAAATATGTGAATAGCCTCCTGGCTCAAACTCTGACCTCACTGACCTATGGATTTCTGTGTGTCTTGAGCCCTGCCTGCAGTGGACCAGAGAAGCAAGCAGAGGAGCATCCTGGGCATATTTACTCACAGCCTTGCAAAATGGCAGCCACACATCTGTCTGCTATATTTGACCATGCTGGGATCCATTGAGAGGAACACAAAGGTGGAAAACATCCACTCTGCATTACAGAACTCAATAACCTTTGAGGATGTGGCCATAGACTTCACCCAGGAGGAATCAGCGTTATTGAATTCACGTCAGAGAAAACTGTACAGAGATGTTATGCTGGAGAACTATAGAAACTTGGCATCTCTggaaaagcagctcaggaaaCCCACTCTGATCACCCAGATGGAACAGgaagatgaaatgaaaacagagacaGGAAATCACCAAGATACCATGTTCAAATGGGATGgttctctcaaaacaaaaacaatcacaaCATAAGCAAGGTATTTTGGAGAAAGAAGCACTCAGTGGCAAGAAGGAGCAAACTCATGGAGGAAGATCCATTGAACAGAATAAATTGTCTTGAGCATGAAATCTAGCATCACTCAGAATCAGGGAATTCATCCTGGCGAGAAATCCCCATCAGTGCCTTCATCTCGGGGAATGCCCTCAGAGATTGTTTACACCTTAACCCACATGAGAACattcttttggggggaaaatccaGTGACTGTAAAAATGATAAAGTACCTTCATCAGGAAGTTCTTTCTTAGCTGTGCATAAGAAGCAACACACAAGAGAGAAATCCTACAAATGCACTGACTCTAGGAAAGTCTCAAGTTCAATCTTACATATTAAGCATGAAAAAACTTGCAttagagagaaatattttcagtgtagCCGGTATGGTAAAGTATTACAGAACCACTCATCTGTTGCATTGCACATGAGAACCCACAGTGGAGAAAAACCTTTTAAATGTAACCAGTGTGGGAAAGCCTACAGTTCAAGCTCTTATCTTACATGGCACAAGAGAATTcacactggggagaagccctatgaatgcCGTGACTGTGGAAAAACTTGCAGAGATAGTTCACTTCTTAGACAACATGAAGGAATTCATTCAAGGGACAAACCTTGCAAATGTGATCAATGCAGCAAAACCTTCAGTAGAAGCTCTAGGCTTACCATGAACAAGATAATACATAACAAAGAGAAGCCCTATGCCTGCAATGATTGTGGGAAAACCTTCAATATTCTTTCATACCTTACAAGAAGAGGGTCCACACTGGTGAGGAGTCCACTgagtgtagccactgtggaaaagcaTTAAGTAGTCCATCAGCCCTGAAGACACACCTGCGGATACATACTAGAGAGAAACCTTACAAGTGTAATCAGTGTGGGAGGACTTTTAGAATGAGCTGTAATCTTAATGTGCACAAGAAAATGCATGCTGGAGAGAAACCGTGTACTTGCAATgactgtgggaaagccttcagggatCACTCGTGCCTTAAAGAACACGtgagaattcacactggagagaaaccctttgCATGTAatcagtgtgggaaagccttcagaatgaaatctttcctcaCTTTACATAagaaaattcacatgaaaatggAACAATATGAGTGTAaggagtgtgggaaagccttcggTGGTCTCTTATCTAATAGGAGATGTATAAAAAAGCACACGAGGGGAAAAGAAACCCTTCAAGTGTAATGAGTGTGAAAAGGCTTTAGGAGGCATGTGTCCCTTACAATACCCATAagaactcacactggagagaaaccctatgagtgTGATCaatgtgggaaaaccttcagCGTAAGGTGTAATCTTAGTGTGCACAAGAGAGTCCATACTGGTGAAAAGCCCTATCAATGCAGTGTCTGTGGACATGCTTTCATAAGCTCTCCTCCCTTCAGCGGCATCATGAGAGCACTCATGCTGGATAAAACTCCTAGTAAATGTCCATGTGCAGTAGTTTTCAGTGAACTCTCAATCTTAAAGGCATACAAGCAAATGCTAACTGCAGAGGAGAACTGGATgtaaagaatgggagaaagtctCTGAATAATAGATCTGTGGGAGAAATATAAGTTATGCAATGACTGTGATAAATCCTTTATTCATCCCCTAGATATGTGACCACTTGATgccaaaagtaaaaacttttagTGTCTTCAAGACTTGttacttgagaaaaataaacacctaatgttttaagccaaaaaaaaaaaaagaaagaaatacaaagtcaaacaaatgtttaaatataaaggaatcaataaatatttagacaCTGGGTAATTAAAACATACATGAGACAAAGATGTAAGTACTCTTctccaaaataaaagaatacctcaaattttttcattatgaCATCTCACTAGTACCAAGTACCTAAAAACTGTAATAAACTAATATAAACTTTATAGATTTTAATTTGGTAAAATACCCCTGCACCATTCATCAAGTCACATACTAGGGTTATATACTATTATGAAAACGGGACACATTTAATGATAAATCAATAGGAAATCAACTAACTCATGGCAACagcaaaatatttattggaccgtatataatatatattaaaaaagaatgattgtAATTGATAAAATCTATTTATCTACCACCTATTATTTATCTACCTAAATTCCAATGGTCAATATTCAACAACCATGCAGTGATAATAAAATGCTATGGGCAGAAAATATCCCACAATGTGCAAATCTATaggataaaatgcaaattttgtgAGGACTTTATTaatggaaaatttgaaacaatatgtttcttttagtttctaaagGCAAGGACATGGAAGATGAAAACCATGAGGATGATACTGAAGTTTAAGATGGATATCTAATACAaagataaaggaggaaaaaatataatatacagCACTGTTTATTCTACATTATAGCTATTTAGACATGCATATAGATGTCTATACACCTTTAGTATAGAATGCAgttatttctagtagttttatatctatctatatttatgtgtttgccttcagtttACTACCATATCAAATATAGAATAAAGTCTTCCTACACATTTGATTCAAAGCATCTTATCTAGCCTAACAAGCATTTGGAAACAAATCCACTGTATATGCCATTTTTAATatcataagaaaaattttatatcatATGAAATTGTTACAATTTAATAACATACCAACAAAATGTTAATACTCTGCTATCCAgactatctatctatttatcatctatctatctatcatctatctagaCAAATCTCTAATAGATTCAATTTTACCAAAGCCATTGTAAAGAGTAACCACTGGAGATTTCCATAGAATCAAGTCACAGAGGAACTTTCTATGAAATCATAAAGTTCTCTTAAAGCCACATTTTTATCCAAGGTTGGGGTGGAGAAAAGGACAAAGGAACcatactgaaatatattttcagaagaaTCCCTCTATAAAGATTTATAATTTCTAACAGCAGATAGAGAAAAAGTTACTATGCTGTCAGGATACTTGACCAAAATTATCATGTGGAGATAGGGTTGCTGTCACATAAGAGTGGCAGATTTGGTTAACCAATGAAAGTCACGttcatattttcttcatgtaGAACCATTTATCATCACGttcatattttcttcatgtaGAACCATTTATCTTAAGAATTGGCGCCCAATATAACAGACAGCTGAAAGTAAGAAACTGGATTAAATGCTTCCACTACATCAAAGAACACCATTTGTGGGAAACTGGCCAAGAGTAATACCATCAATAAACCCTACCTCATAAAAAACATTATATTGattcttttgaaataaaactttcaagaaagaaaatatgaaaaaccaTGCCATGAAATACCACAGAAAATTGTGTGATTCTttgaaatactataaaatattaataggaTAAGCTCTTGTAAAATGTATGGGGAGATGCCAAGAACAGGTTTTGAAACATGATTAATGGGTTCATGTGTTATGAGAAAAGGTTTAACAAATCATAGTCGTTAGTTATCAATAAACATAATGTCAGACATTGACGTAGGTACCATGGATATATTgacaaataaaacagagaagtATGTTATCTTCACAGAACTCGCATCCTGGTGAAGAATACAATTGCACACAGGAGCAGacatacaaacacataaatatgattaatatttgtaactgttttgaagaagaaattaatataacCCAAACtcacaatctcatttaaaaacaaaataaaagcaaaagaaaaagccatCTGCTATTATGAGACTATAAGCTTAAAATAAGCACTGTGATGTagcttatatttaaaacattgagTGAATGACAACATtgaacacaaaaaggaaaaataaggaagagttatacaaaatatttttaa is drawn from Zalophus californianus isolate mZalCal1 unplaced genomic scaffold, mZalCal1.pri.v2 scaffold_40_ctg1, whole genome shotgun sequence and contains these coding sequences:
- the LOC113925514 gene encoding LOW QUALITY PROTEIN: zinc finger protein 791-like (The sequence of the model RefSeq protein was modified relative to this genomic sequence to represent the inferred CDS: substituted 3 bases at 3 genomic stop codons); the protein is MNAVTVEKLAEIVHFLDNMKEFIQGTNLANVINAAKPSKRVHTGEESTECSHCGKALSSPSALKTHLRIHTREKPYKCNQCGRTFRMSCNLNVHKKMHAGEKPCTCNDCGKAFRDHSCLKEHVRIHTGEKPFACNQCGKAFRMKSFLTLHKKIHMKMEQYECKECGKAFGGLLSNRRCIKKHTRGKETLQVXXVXKGFRRHVSLTIPIRTHTGEKPYECDQCGKTFSVRCNLSVHKRVHTGEKPYQCSVCGHAFISSPPFSGIMRALMLDKTPSKCPCAVVFSELSILKAYKQMLTAEENWM